A window from Citrus sinensis cultivar Valencia sweet orange chromosome 5, DVS_A1.0, whole genome shotgun sequence encodes these proteins:
- the LOC107176028 gene encoding coumarin 8-geranyltransferase 1b, chloroplastic-like, with protein sequence MLQMQCLSFSPKNHPLQQKSFQPPLTYRRKSSIIECSSRSSFRLNNQIKIALNNEGIISNRNHHKPSNGHLVPLALQDGYALQSENNHTAAATPSFLEVFKRKLNGIAHLTRPYAWINIIVAVTSVSLLPIQSLSDVTPNFFTGIIMAIVPTILMNVFLCAINQICDVEIDKINKPYLPLASGDLSMGTAIAICVGCTLMSLAMGVMSGSPALLWAQILWFLTGCAYSLPLPFLRWKSHTFMAPFTLVILMGLLLQIPFFIHSQTYVLGRPFIMTRSFIFTTAIMSIFAFVNGLLKDLPDVEGDKAFGMQTLCVLLGKEKVLPLCVNLMLIGYGGAIIAGSSSSSIISKLVTIIGHSILAFMVWLRSRKVDLDSFESQFSFYMYLWKLNYIEYFLIHFLR encoded by the exons atgctTCAAATGCAGTGTTTAAGCTTCTCTCCAAAAAACCATCCATTACAACAGAAATCATTTCAACCTCCATTGACATACAGACGAAAGTCCTCAATAATCGAATGCTCGTCACGAAGTTCATTTCGTTTAaacaatcaaatcaaaattgcaCTCAATAATGAGGGCATAATTAGCAATAGAAATCATCATAAACCATCGAACGGGCACCTAGTTCCTTTGGCATTACAAGATGGCTATGCATTACAATCCGAGAATAATCATACAGCGGCCGCAACTCCAAGCTTCTTGGAAGTTTTCAAGAGGAAGTTGAATGGAATCGCCCATTTAACCCGTCCTTATGCTTGGATTAACATT ATTGTAGCGGTAACATCAGTGTCCTTGCTTCCAATACAAAGTCTTTCTGATGTGACTCCTAATTTTTTTACGGGAATAATTATG GCCATAGTTCCCACAATATTGATGAACGTTTTCCTGTGTGCCATAAACCAGATTTGTGATGTTGAAATAGAcaag ATTAACAAGCCGTATCTGCCCCTTGCTTCCGGAGACTTGTCCATGGGAACTGCAATCGCAATTTGTGTAGGATGTACACTCATG AGTCTTGCTATGGGGGTGATGTCCGGATCTCCAGCACTTCTTTGGGCCCAAATTTTGTGGTTTCTAACTGGATGTGCTTATTCCCTCCCA CTTCCCTTTCTTAGATGGAAATCACACACATTTATGGCTCCATTCACTCTCGTTATTCTCATGGGACTTTTACTTCAAATACCTTTCTTCATTCACAGCCAG ACATACGTGCTTGGTAGACCTTTTATAATGACAAGATCATTTATATTCACAACCGCTATTATGTCCATCTTTGCATTTGTAAATGGACTTCTCAAG GATCTGCCTGATGTTGAAGGGGACAAAGCATTTGGCATGCAGACACTCTGTGTTCTTTTggggaaagaaaaa GTGCTTCCGCTTTGTGTTAATCTGATGTTAATTGGTTATGGAGGTGCTATAATAGCTGGATCATCCTCATCTTCAATAATTAGCAAGCTTGTTACT ATAATTGGTCACAGCATACTTGCTTTCATGGTGTGGCTTCGATCTCGAAAAGTTGATCTTGACAGTTTTGAATCACAATTTAGTTTTTACATGTACCTTTGGAAG TTGAACTATATTGAATACTTCCTTATCCATTTTCTACGCTGA
- the LOC102627044 gene encoding loganic acid O-methyltransferase-like has translation MANRDTQIVPDSRPMVGGDGAHSYASNSAYQGGPVKAAKELIKEGIIDKLDSKILGLNAVPNTFRIADFGCSTGPNTFIAVQNIIGSVELKFQHECPSAIEFQMFFNDHSDNDFNTLFKSLHQSRSYYAAGVPGSFYSSLFPKSSLHFVHSSYTLHWLSKVPKVDGVEGSIQTRRFVNEVMEAYAAQFNNDFQTFLNTRAQELVPGGLAALVVFSVPDGIPLVNNAAGAFYNTFGSCLVELGKMGILSEEKMYNPTPKELEGIIQRNGNFTIERMEKMTNPKQQVLCSASDLAVAMRAVYEGLVKEHFGDEFVDKIFNHFATKAEENISIIGQRVQDSMMDLFILLKRI, from the exons ATGGCCAACCGTGATACACAAATCGTGCCTGATTCACGTCCCATGGTTGGAGGAGATGGTGCTCATAGCTATGCAAGCAATTCTGCCTACCAG GGAGGACCTGTCAAAGCTGCTAAGGAATTAATCAAGGAAGGCATAATTGATAAACTTGACTCGAAGATCTTGGGACTTAATGCCGTTCCAAACACATTTCGCATAGCAGATTTTGGCTGCTCCACAGGACCTAACACCTTCATTGCTGTGCAAAACATAATAGGTTCTGTAGAGTTGAAATTTCAACATGAATGCCCTTCAGCCattgaatttcaaatgttttttaaCGATCACTCTGATAATGATTTTAACACACTCTTTAAATCTCTCCATCAATCACGGAGTTACTACGCTGCCGGCGTGCCGGGTTCTTTTTACAGTAGCTTGTTTCCTAAGTCATCTCTACATTTTGTACATTCTTCCTATACCCTGCATTGGCTCTCCAAAGTTCCTAAAGTTGATGGGGTGGAAGGAAGTATTCAAACCAGAAGATTTGTAAATGAAGTTATGGAGGCATATGCAGCTCAGTTCAATAATGACTTTCAGACATTTTTGAATACTAGAGCACAAGAGCTTGTGCCTGGAGGCTTAGCTGCTTTGGTCGTGTTTTCTGTACCAGATGGAATCCCATTGGTTAATAATGCTGCAGGTGCATTCTATAATACTTTCGGATCTTGCCTAGTTGAATTAGGCAAGATG GGAATACTAAGCGAAGAAAAAATGTACAACCCGACTCCCAAAGAATTGGAAGGAATTATCCaaagaaatggaaattttACCATTGAGAGAATGGAAAAAATGACTAATCCCAAGCAGCAAGTATTATGTAGTGCCAGTGATTTGGCCGTTGCTATGAGAGCTGTGTATGAGGGACTCGTCAAAGAGCACTTTGGAGATGAGTTTGTAGACAAAATTTTTAACCATTTTGCAACAAAGGCTGAAGAGAATATTTCCATCATTGGGCAGAGAGTACAGGACAGCATGATGGACTTATTCATCCTACTCAAACGCATTTAG